Part of the Aquarana catesbeiana isolate 2022-GZ linkage group LG12, ASM4218655v1, whole genome shotgun sequence genome, ACTAATAGAAAGCTGCTTTGTAATTAGTTGTATGAGTTGTTATTCACCATGGCTGTTTATGAAGCAAGACCATAAGTGTCTCGATTTCAGATTTCTGCATTTAATAGAATAAGTTATTTTTTATTTAGCCTATTTATTTAGCTTATCAGTTGAATTAACTTTAATAAAGTGAGGCTAAAACCAGCAGCCTTAGCAGTAATGGCCAGTAGTATGTACAATATGATACTATTGCAGGTTTCACCATAAAACACTATTATATCTATCATAAATGAAAGGGGAAAATGTAGCTTAAAGGCTATAAAAGAAGGGCCATATATGGCTGAGCCCTGCTGGCCTAAAATCTAATTTGTGCTCTGGGTAGCATCACCAAAATTATGTAACCTGTCATAAGTAAAATATGggggttgccattgctgacctctattTCTAAAATTGCTAGTTGCATGGCTGTCATGTTGGTCCCCTGGCCTCTGTACTGTATAACTTATCAACATAGAACAAGTATACAAAATTAGGTGTTATGACTTCTCTAGCTGGCCATGTTTTCCATTTTTGGAAAAATGTTTTGAGGCCAGAGAGGGCCAGTCTATTAGCATTAAAAATACTTCTAGTCATTTCAGATTAGAAAGTCAGAAATGGGTTCCCGTACTGTCTTCTTGAGATCCATTTTCCTTTAAATGTCCATTGGTATATACATGAAAAAGGGCAAGTAACACTAGAAAAGGGAGTAATGACACTTTGCAGAGATAAGTAGGGGCATTAAAATGTAGATTGTAAGGAAAGAATTTCACAGCCATGTTGAAGTTTTAGAGGAATATTTATAGAATGAGAAGCAAAATTTTAAACAGCATAGAAAAGCATAATGCAATGGCAAGATTCATTATGATGGAAGTAAAAGCACAGCACAAAATCTCAGGAAGCAGAGACTGATTTATGTAAAGTGATCATTGAATGAGTATGGAAGAGCAAGTTTGGATTACCTATTACAATGTGATAGCAAGAAAatcaaaaacttttcttttctctGTTAACAGAGTTCAAGGCAGCCTTTGACATGTTTGACACTGATGGTGGCGGTGACATCAGCACCAAGGAGTTGGGTACTGTCATGAGGATGCTTGGGCAGACCCCAACCAAAGAAGAGTTGGATGAAATCATTTTGGAGGTAGATGAAGATGGTGAGTTTAGGAAGGAGTATTGATGGCGTTGTACACAACCTTAACTACACGATGGCCAGAATTTTGTCAAATTTTGCCATACATACTTACAGCAAATTTGAATAAACCAAACACTGGCACACAAGCCAGTTTTTTTTGAGTTACTTGGATGACAACATTGACTACATCGACAAGAAGACAAGGAAAATGAAGTCATAGCCATAATCATTCATTTTGGTTTTCGACATCTGAATATTGAATATAACTGTGCCCCCACAAAAGTAAATAAGGTCTGAAAGTAACCATGTACATAAGATTAGCATTGCTCAATTGAGCTCTTTGGTCAGCTCAATCTACAACCATTATTTTCAATGATTTCAGAAGACTATAGATAGTCTTGATATAGTGAATCAACTGGTTTAAATTTATATAGGAAATGTTTATCGCTTCAGCCAAGATGAGGCCACTGTTTAGGTCTCTGCTTGCACTCCTCCCCTTCACCCCATGCATAACCTAGATATACAATGAtgatctgaataaaaaaaaatagtcatgACAAATATGTCCAATCCCATTTGAATGAGAAGGGAGCATGTGGACGGGTGTTTACATCAAACTCAGCCTTTTCCAATCAGATGCAGTGTTGCTCAAACACATGTGTTTGAAGGCAGAACACAACATTTGTGAAGAAAAAGCCATCTTTGACCTGCTTTGCATGCAAACAAAACATATATCAATAGGATCTGCTGCATCCAAAGAAACTCTGCAAAGCAGGTCAATGCAGCCTCTGCACTGTcatctacaccagtggttctcaacctcagtcctcaagtacccccaacaggccatgttttgggaacttcccttagataaaatagctcttagcaataccatgtcattgatattgatttaaagcagctgtgcaaagtaaaggaaaacctgcaaacatggcctgttgggggtacttgaggactgaggttgagaaccactgatctacactACTCTATTGTAGTCAATGGCAATTTTCTGACATGCAGTCCTGATATGACACAATAACCATACATTGTGTGGTCACCTTAAAAGATGGCACTTTCTCATAAATGATTACTGTATGGTCCATTGTGTACAGTGCAGTATGTCACAAATACTGTATGTCACAGACAAAACCTgtgtcattttaaaactgaatggtcACCTGTTTCTTGGAGCTGTATGATACACATGTAAAGATGTACTGTGTACTGAGCCAAGATTTGAGGTAACACCCATGATATCTTGCAGGCAGCGGTACCATCGACTTTGAAGAGTTCTTGGTCATGATGGTGCGCCAGATGAAAGAGGATGCGCAAGGAAAAAGTGAAGAGGAATTGGCTGAATGCTTTCGCATCTTTGACAAGTAAGTGCTGGCTTCACTTCCATATTTAGTAACCCTTCATTTGGTTAGACACAgatacttgtgtccatttacatggCTGTTGTAGCATTCCTGGCTAACAATGTCTGTCCTTTCAATCAGGAATGCTGATGGATACATTGATAGTGAAGAGTTGGGAGAGATCTTGCGCTCTTCAGGGGAAAGCATTACAGATGAAGAGATTGAGGAGCTCTTGAAGGATGGAGACAAAAACAATGATGGAAAGATTGACTTTGATGGTGAGTCCCATGTATCTATATGTCACCCCACAAGATGCACCGATACAACTTCCTGATTGGTGACATCATACAACATCGGCTTTGTTCCACAATGAAATCTGGCACTCATATGCAGGGGCATGACATATTTGTGTCCCTTTGCCTTTTATAGTAACACTGCTAGTCCATAAACAAGTTTGGTGAAAGAACTTCAGCCTCATAAAAGTTTCCCAGGCTACCATTATGAAGGAAGAATCTCAAGAACAAATGGAATGCTGAAGATCATTTCATTAATATTGTACAGTGGTGTTAATATGAAGCTATGCCCCTTTCCATGTGCAGAGATTGTACAATTGTACTGTAAAGTGCTTGGTCAACCTTACACCTCATTGCACCTTTTTATTGCAGTTTAAAAGCAGAAGTTGGTGAAAAAATACATGACCAGTTCCAATTGATTTGAGATTGGAATGATTATCTGGCCTATTGAAAATATTGCACAATCTGTTCCGTTGGTTGATTTTGTACATCCTCTAACTGCAACAGATTTCAGTTAATAGTGGTGCTTTctgtacagagctgcaccagattttgcacgctccaacttcagtaaataacccccataatgacTTGTTTTGCATGTTACATGGCCAAATGGGtccctaaaaataaaaatagacaagtGCTGTTACAGCACAAGCTTTTAACTTATCAGACAAGAGTTGTAAAGTAATTGTTGTATGTGTCCCTAATTGATATTACACATTCTATAGCATTTTTGCTTCTTTCTCCACAGAGTTCCTCAAGATGATGGAAGGTGTGCAATAAGCTGTAGGACATTCCTCTGGAGCGTTGTAACGCCAGCCTGTACATTACATTGCGTCTTACACTTTCTGTTGGATGGAGTAATCCCCCCTGCTCTGTCTTGCGcctcccagaatcctctctgcctcATCTCTACTCTACAAGCACTACCTACACCTATCTGCCTGCAGAGATTTCTTCTCTTTTTCCATATTCACAATCAGATGCTCTGCTCTCTAGTCTTTATTTCTTCAACTTTCAGATGTTATTTATAAAACTGAAAAGATCATTAAAAGTCTTAGTGAACCTTTCCAAGCTCTGAGATCCATGAGATTGAAAGAATGTTGTGGAATGACGCATTACTGTCTCTTCTGGCAATAACAGGCATTACATGCTCATATCTTTTTTTTCTGAAGTAATATAGAACAATCTAAAAAAATTTTGAATgaatatttctaaaaaaaaaaatgcaaatgcttTGTGTGTTATTGGCTAAAAACTGAACTACAGTGTGCACTTATTGTTACCCACACAATGAGATGAAATGTAACAATTTTTGTAACCATTCGGAGGCTATTAGAAGACTGTATTATGATGGAATTGTGTCATTGAGCATGCATTGTGCCAGTAAATGGGCTGGCTATACTCCCTTgactaatttatatatatatatatatatatatatatatatatatatatatatatatatatacacacacacacatatatatatatatatatatatatatatatatatatatatatatatatatatatacacacacatatatagtatATGTTTCAATGAGCAATGCATCTGTGACACAGTCAGTGCAATACAGCTATAGCCTACAATCAGTGAAACAAAGGTTTATTCATAGCTGTAACTATTTtgggatttatttaaaaatgttttcacccaCGTTTCATACAACTTTCATCCAAGATTTACATATTATTtgaacattatgtaaaaaaaatgtataaatcttgggtgaaagttgtaagatacttgggtgaaaacattgattTTAATAATATGATCAATGGTGATTTTTACATAAGTTATAGACTTAAACTATATGAAAACAGACAACACAATATTACAGACACTATACAGTAAATTTATATCAAGTAGCTTCTTCGAGTTGATGCACGTATAATATTTCATGAATAGAGCGAAGCACTACGGAACATAAGGGTTTCATCCACAGTCACTGCTTAATAGAACAGCCTCTTGAAAATATGTCTGAAAATTTTATGCTGAGGATTTGAgataagaagaaaagaaagaagcttAGTTTCTTTCATcttaaagcttaaaaaaaagatGGTTTAAAAAAGATGAATTCAACTTCAAGGTAAGACTGTTATCTGGAATTACCAGGCAGACAGTTTTAAGACGAACATTGATAACTCATTTACTCAGCAGGATTTCCAATTTACCTATAAAGCTCCACTTCTAGGTATTATCTACTGGAGGTTTAAACAGCCCGAGTCCCTACTGCAGATCTACCAGTATGGCCAGCATGTCCTATCAGCAGTTTGTCTCCTGTAGATACACAAGTGCATAAGGCACCAGGGACCCCAAATCATCTGTATAACATGGTGTGATTCCTCACTCATTTATTCATTCAGTCTTCAACCAACTCATATTGACATTATTTATATGATCTTTACGGTTACCAAATTCTTCAAGTTTTTGTATGCATGTAAAATTGGATTTGTAATAATTTATAAGGGCAGTACATATTaagttgaagtttttttttttttacaaaatagagCTGCTTTATTGTCAACCAAGCAAGACAGTATGACTAAAAACAGTCTCAAATACAATACATCAGTCAATAAGGATCAGAAGTTGAAGTTTAGTTACTGTGAggccaaacattttatatatgtaAAATGAAATACAACTTCCCTTTGTGTAACCATTAACAATGTGTAAATCTAACAAACTTTGTTCAAAAAATAGAAACTCTCATATGTATAAAAAGATAGGTAGGCAGATACAGATAGAGATAGATATGTAGATGGATTTAAAAATAGGTAGATAGATATGGAGAATATAGATAGAAATATAACCAGATGGAGaatagaaatagatagatagatagatagatagctagatagatagatagatagatagatagatagatagatagatagatagatagatagatagatagatagatagatagatagatagatagatagatagatagatctagagTATATAGAGAGAAACAGGGTAGATACATTTAATTGACTTCTGCTGCAGCTCCATCCGCTGATCATTGTATTCgggtgccactgtcagaatacaatgtaaaAGGCGGGGGACTTTCTTCCATCTAAAGCCCCGtaaacacgggctgaatgtcgggtgacagttaaaaaaaaacagttaacattCAACCCATGTGTATATCgttctgtccgacagaagctggccattttgGCTGGCTTCTTTTGGACGTGCATGttgaaaaaccagcagccgacctacTCCCGATaaacgctctcagccaatggcagagagcgctgatcggagtgttctggaaggggggccatccccctgtcagaacacaacagctcagcaggggagaatgctgaactaaccttgcattgttagtacagcggctccgaccggagctgtcagttttttttcgtgcaacctgcggggttgcacaaaaaaaaacctgttagtgtgtacctggcttaactGTTTGTGTAGATGGAAGAATCCTTCAGCTTTAGTCCTCTTCAACATTCAAAGTGTAATATAACCCCTCAAAATGGCAGGACAGTTGGGCACACCTGAATACAGGCCAGGGGCATAGGCACAGCCAATTATTATTTCTGCCTAAGTATTAATTCTGCACTAGTATTATGACAGATAAACATAGCAATTTAGGCAAGGCAGAACCACATAAGCATCTACAAACATCAGTGATCCACTACAGACAGATTGCATGTGAACCTGTATTTCTTTATCCTTTACCCACTATCATCTTGGTGACCTTAACATCCCTGTTAATATTAACACCCCAGCTACCTCTAAACTACTAAACATAGCCAATTATTTAACACAATAAatacttctactcactctgatgacaACACCCTCGACCTTGTCCCACCTCTGCCCTCCTTGCAATTTCTCCAACatcccttttcctctctctgatcagaGCCGTATCACTTTCATGCACTCTCTGTTTTCAACCCCCTATCCCTCCAACCAGCAAACAGTTACCCATAGAAACCGTTGGTACTTTAACCTTTAATTTCTCTACTCTGTAACAAACTGCTCTATGACTAAATCTCATCTCTGTTCTGTCCTGACCTGCCACCTTTGTCTATAACAGCTCGCACCAATCCTACCTGGACACACTTGCTCACCTCATTACACACAAGCTCTGACTGCTACAACCTTGGCACacagacaacaccagaagtctcaaaataGTTATGCTTTTGAGCACCTCTGGAGTAAGACTAAATAGAAGGACTTTGCCCTGTATAAATCTGACTTCGTAAAATACATTTCCTGCTTTCATGCTGCCAAACAGATCGATTTCATTACTCTCATTAACACCCGCCTATCCAGTCCTCATCAGTTCTTCTATACCTTTAACTTTCTACTTTGTCAACttttgcctccacccactaacccATTCACTGCCCAAGATGTTGTCAATCATTTAAAATACAAGATCCATGGCATTTGTGATGAGATCTCTGCTGTACAGATATCCCCTCCACCTAACATACCATGTCCTCCTTTGACCCTGTTACCACAGAGGAGtttgctaaacttttttctgaAGACCACCAACTGCCAGCCCCCTGGACCCGGTTTCTCACACTACTCTAGTCACTCTCTTGCCCTGTTCTAGGCTCTCTCATATCTTCAATTTCTTACTTTatactggcatcttcccctcccctctaaaacatcaacttgtcacccccatacttaaaaaactctCGCTGGACCCCACCAGTCTGAACTAGTTAAGATCCATGTCCTTGCTTCCGTTTATGCGCCTTCTGTGTCACCTTGAACTCTGTCACCTTCTCTCTTCTTTCCATTGGGGACCCCCAAAGCTTTGTCCTCAGGTTCCTTTCTATTCTTTAACTACACCTCCCACCTGGGTCAGGTGATAGCCTCCCAATACAATCTCTATTCTGAAGAAACCCAAGTCTATATCTCTACTTCTCAGCTCACTCCTTAAATCTCCTCACGCATAACTAATTTACTAACTAATACAACATTATGGATGACACACCATTTCCTTAAACTCAGTCTTTTCAAAATAAAGCTTAATATATTTCCTTTCCCCCCATGTCCCTACCCATCAAGATCTATTGCGCAACTATCAGCCCTTTCCCTCTTGCCAAgttactaggtgtaatcctggtcGCTTATCTTTCCTTTTGACCCCACATCCATTCACTGCCCAACTCttacatatatacaaatatacgCCCCAACTTAACCAATGGCACTTCAAAGCTACTAATTCACTTTCTTTTTAAAGTGATAGTTCAGTCAAAAGCTAACTAAGGCTAAATATACTCTCACACtcattctaagactattctatctaaccctgtaaagaaaagatctgtatacttatctATTCTGAAGCTGCTAGGGAGATGACGTCACTCATAGACTTACAATGGGGCATCCGTTGTCAGCTGCCCCTGCTCTACACTGAGGCCGCCACTGACGGATAATCATGGGACTTGAACTCTGCCCTTGGCTAAGGCTATTCCCTCTTTGTTGGCCTACCTTTACAGTGGCTATCCCCCTTCAGGCTCTCAAAAATGCTACTGCCTGATTTATTCATGTCACATATCACTAACCATTCATTCCTCCCCACCAAATACTAAcatcaacatacaaagccatcaatAACTCTGCCGCCGGCCACATCACCAACCTTTTTATTTTGTAAAGCCCTTGGCAAACAGTTtgcactatatacagtgccttgcaaaactattcccccttggcatttttcgtgttttgttgcctcacaacctggaattaacatggattgtttgaggatttgcatcatttaatttacagaacatgcccacaactttgaagatttttttttttatactgtgaagcaaacaacaaataggacaaaataacagaaaaagtcaatgtgcataactattcacccctaaagtcaatactttgtagagccaccttttgtggctatcacagctccaagtctctttggataagtctctatgagcttgccacaacttaccactgggatttttgcccattcatccttgcttaactgctccagctccttcaagttggatggtttgtgcttgtgaacagcaatctttaagtctgaccacatattttctattggattgactaggccattccaacacatttacatgtttctccttaaaccactcaagtgttgctttagcagtgtgtttggggtcattatcctgctggaaggtgaacctccgtcctagcctcaaatcacacacaaatgGTACAGGTtatgctcaagaatatccctgtatttagcaccatccatctttccctcaactctgaccagtttccgagtcctaactgctgaaaaacatccccacagcatgatgctgccaccaccatgtttcactgtggggatggtgttctttgggtgatgtgatgtgttgggtttgagccAGGCATAGCGTTTTCtttcatggccaaaaagtttaattttagtctcatcagatcagagcaccttcctccatacattttgggagtctcccacatgccttttctcaaactcaaaacgcacatgccaattatcagtttttttatttccgaaaaatagttttatgtatatatttttctaattttacttcaccaacttagactattgtgttctgatccatcacatataattcagattaaaaaaaaaaacaaactaaaggttgtaatgtaacaaaataagtaaaaagccaaggggggtgaatacttttgcaaggcactgtaaatccagTATTCTAATAAAACTAATACTGAATAGAAGGGATATCACAGACAGGATATTATATATCCTGGCTTCTAAAAGATTAGAACCTATCATTTTTTATATGTTATAAAACTACAAGCATTAGACCTGCAACATACTTTCCAACTGCCTAGGTTCACAAACCCTAAAGAGGTGGGTTAAGAGACATGGAAGTGGCACCTACATGCAAGTGTGGCTAGAGAGACAGGGGTGAGGCCAGAGTAGAATGGGGCCAGAAGGGCTTAACATTGTTCCAAGTTTAGATTTCAAAGTATTAGGAAGCATGAGTAACAGATATGGTATTTCTTCTTGATGACATCAGTGATACATAATAACCCTTCTTCTAGTAAGACAATCCCTAGCAAcactaaagaaaaaaatgcaaacttAAGACATATTCAGCCAGGGAAAGACTAATGTGCAGTGAACCACAGAATCAAACTACCCTTTACCCCTCAGTGACTGAAAAAAACTAATTGTAGTTTACTGTATTTTACACTTTGTAACTGAACAAGCCGAATTATATACACACTAAACCAATATGAACTCCTTCCCGCTGGCCGTGATGCAGTACAACTCTGCAATACATGCAAATTTGCCCATGTTTTATTCATTTAAAGCCTGCAAGCGTATAAAAATACCTTTTGATTTACCAGGAATGCACTAAGCTGAGCTCCTTATTTCCTATTATGGGGTGACGACATATAGAGTTTTATgaactgagtggtgtcagcccagCCCATTTGTCTTTTGGTTACTACTCAACCACTGCCTTCTCATCAACAGCTTAGGGAATAACTGACTTGTAGTCAAAGATAAGAACAGGGAGAGCTAAGTAGTCTTTTCTGAGATAGCAAAGGCAGCAACATACCAAAAGGGAGAAAAgaggagaagttcattgttagggggTTCAGGTACTTTAATGTAAGCATACCTGCACAGAAGGCTCAAAGTTTTGGGTGAAAAATCAGGTAAAGCAGACCAAATCTGTCTAGTTATAGGGAAGAGCATATTTTCATTACAGATATTTTTACCTCTATGGTGATTTACTGATGGTATTCATTTACTCAGATTATACATACAATGTCCAATGTTCAGCTCAGTTCAGTTCAGCATAGTGTTAATAACCAACCTCTTCAATATTCACTACAGATAGCAGTATTAATATAGTCACACAGTAGGGTTGATTTCTCTCCTCTGGGGTCATATAGGGATATAGGTCTAACCAGTACCATGATGAATTAATTGAGTGCCCAGGACAAGGATGTGGAACTACCCTTCCGGTCCCCAATACTAATTCATGACATATAATAGGCGTATCACCTTGCCCCATTTGCTGCCTCCTTACTCTGGTTGGCATGGAGTCTGGACTGGGCATGCTTGGCCAGTTGCTTGCCTTCTAACAACTGGGAGGTGGTTGTGTATGTTGAGTGTGCTTTCTGTGTTGGCTGTGGTGGAGAGTTGGTGTATTGGAGCACAGTGTGACCGCAGTAGCTCTAAGAGCAGTCATGAAGCCATGGCCCGTTGCTTTCCAGCCACTGCACTGGAGCGTGTATGCAGTAAGGGGAGCGTGGCTCACTACATGGTGTACCCCCCCACAAGACAGTGCTGTATCTTGGGTGGCTGCCCTTCCTGACACTCCCCCCCTTTCTTGTACCACCCCTGGGTCTAACCCATCCACAATCTATCCATGTTCCCTATATTTAGCACTCTGTGCATGCCATTTGTACAAATATGGGTGCCGCTCAGGCTCTTGGATGGTCCCAATCGATTGCCAACTGTTGGGAGTGCCGGCCGGGAACGGAGCTTGTCTCAGCTCCAAACATCAGCATGTATGAAAGAAGGGTCCCTCAAGCCACACATCGCTGCAAATCCACTGATGGAGTAGTATGTGGCAGTCTCATTTTGGgctcaggccatgcccccaacgtgATTTGCTCTACCCACCGGAGCCTAATTATGGGGATCAAGCATCCCTGTGCATGCCAGTCTTACTATGGCTGATTTACTGTAGGAATAAAGGTTGTTTGCCTGACAATGTAAATATCAGTGAACAAGATGAAGGCGAGTTCACTTTGAATATGCAACTTAAAACAGGATTTTTCAAACACATGATGGGGTATTCACTAACACTCACTTTACTAAGTGAACAGCCTCTATTTCTATAGTAAAAAGGAAAGGGTGAGTGGAATACACAGGGTGCTGAAGGTAGCAAAAATAAATAGATTGGGGAAGGATCAGACCTCTATCCCTTTGGGTTTGAATTACTgacggcaaatagactgttcacttttcaagtgcagttgcactcattttccttagtaaatgtaatgtggtaaagttttaattttgtaaaaaaatacccaatcaggtgcaaggaaaaaccCACATAATTGGGTGATGGAAATCACCACgttcaccaagctctggggaaaatgagtgcaactccACTTGCACAGTGCAAGGTCTatctgcctttagcaaatcaacccccatTATGTCCATGTTGGAGAGATCCCCCTCACATAATGTCTATTGGGGGCTTTATATTTATATTGTCAATGCTCATACATTCAGTTGCAGGAGTCAACATCTCCATAGGCCAGTCATTATTCATCAAACTATCACCTTATAATACCCACAGACAATAGACTCTCTTGCTATCCCCTGCTATCCTATGCATGCTGCTTTATACATAGGAACTATTGGGCTTCAGTGATTGTTGATCATACAATCCTGAATTGCATTCTATTTTAACAGACAGGCTTGGGCCGGGTTTACATATCTGCAGTGCGGTTTGCAGTCTGGTGTcctgtgcgtttctgttcaccggttcaggtgcgaatcaggcccgcatttttgcctgaattcgcacttgAACCAAACCCAAAAACGCAGAGGAGCCTTTTGGAAACCGCACCATGGTCGGCCCAggcatgtgtgaaccggctccattgatagccggtcacattcacatgtcatgcgaatagATTTTTTTCAAACTGTTTTTGATAGATTTCACCACTGATTTTTAGAAAATCGATCATTTAGGCTAAAAGCTATCCAACATGACATCCACAGAGCTCACAATTCTTAAAAGCCATTGTAAACTTCCAGCAGTATGTTGTACTCTAGTGAAATACACATTCTTGTGTCGTGTTGTACTTTCCTGTAGACTACATTGCAATTAGACAATGCAGCCTGGTCCTGCAATGAAGGACCCTAAAGAAGATACCCCCTATTGTTCTCACCTCCTGTTTTCATGTTCTGTACAAACTAAGGGCCCTTTTACACGGGCTGTCCGATccagtccgcctgtcagtttttcaggcagacctaatcggaccctccattcacccttatggagcggcggatgtcagcagtgacatctgccgttatccgatcctgtccgcaaaatccagacggatggtggtcctat contains:
- the TNNC2 gene encoding troponin C, skeletal muscle isoform X2, with translation MPTDQQMDARSFLSEEMIAEFKAAFDMFDTDGGGDISTKELGTVMRMLGQTPTKEELDEIILEVDEDGSGTIDFEEFLVMMVRQMKEDAQGKSEEELAECFRIFDKNADGYIDSEELGEILRSSGESITDEEIEELLKDGDKNNDGKIDFDEFLKMMEGVQ
- the TNNC2 gene encoding troponin C, skeletal muscle isoform X3 gives rise to the protein MDARSFLSEEMIAEFKAAFDMFDTDGGGDISTKELGTVMRMLGQTPTKEELDEIILEVDEDGSGTIDFEEFLVMMVRQMKEDAQGKSEEELAECFRIFDKNADGYIDSEELGEILRSSGESITDEEIEELLKDGDKNNDGKIDFDEFLKMMEGVQ
- the TNNC2 gene encoding troponin C, skeletal muscle isoform X1, with the translated sequence MAQPTDQQMDARSFLSEEMIAEFKAAFDMFDTDGGGDISTKELGTVMRMLGQTPTKEELDEIILEVDEDGSGTIDFEEFLVMMVRQMKEDAQGKSEEELAECFRIFDKNADGYIDSEELGEILRSSGESITDEEIEELLKDGDKNNDGKIDFDEFLKMMEGVQ